The window GCGCACCATCGCCGAGTTCGGGATCCGCAAGGGCGACCCGATCGGCGTCAAGGTGACGCTGCGGGGCGAGGACGCACACGAGTTCCTCGCGACCGCGCTCGACACCGTCGACGTCTCTCAGAGCCAGTTCGACGACACGGGCAACCTGAGCTTCGGGGTCGAGGACCACACCGACTTCCCGAGCCAGGAGTACAACCCCAACATCGGTATCTACGGGCTCGACGTGACGACGACGATCGTCCGGCCCGGCTACCGCGTGTCGAAGCGGGACAAGGCGACCGCATCGATCCCGGAGAAACACCGGATGACAGCCGAGGACGCGGCCGCGTTCCTCGAAACGAACTTCGACGTAGAGGTAACGGAATGAGCGAAGCGAACAACGACACGGGCGAGCACGCGGCGAAGCGCACCAGCACCCGGCACACCTGCCGGCGGTGCGACCGCGAGCAGGGGCTTGTCGGCAAGTACGACATCAACCTCTGCAGGCAGTGTTTCCGCGAGGTCGCCCGAGACATGGGATTCGAGAAGTACAGCTGATCATGACAGGAAACGATCCATTCACCAACGCGCTCGCCGGCATGGACAACGCCGAGAGCGTTGGCCACCTGTCGTACACGGTTGAGCCCGCCTCCAACATCATCGGCTCCGTCCTCGAGGTCCTCTACGACCGCGGGTACGTCGACGGCTTCGAGTACGTCGACGACGGGAAGGCCGGGAAGTTCGAGGTCGAACTGAAAGGCGCGATCAACGAGTGTGGCGCCGTCAAGCCCCGCTACTCCGCGGGCGCGGACGAGTTCGAGAAGTGGGAGAAGCGGTACCTCCCCGCCCGTGACTACGGGACGCTCATCGTCACGACGAGCCACGGCGTCATGAGCCACTACGAGGCCCGCGAAGAGGGCATCGGCGGCCAAGTGATCGCATACGTCTACTAATAATGAACAGAGTCGAAATCGAGATTCCGGACGACGTCTCCGCCGAGACCGACCACCTCGAACTCACCGTCGAGGGTCCCAACGGGAGCGTCACGCGACGCCTCTGGTACCCCGACGTCGAGGTCACGGTCGAGGACGGTGTCGTCGCGATCGCTTCCGAGAACGAGGACGCGAAGACGAACGCCACGGTCGGCACCTTCGAGAGCCACGTCGCTAACATGATCCACGGCGTCACCGACGGATGGGAGTACACGATGGAAGTGTACTACGCCCACTTCCCGATGCAGGTGACCGTGGAGGGCGACGAGGTCGTCATCGAGAACTTCCTCGGCGAGCGAGCACAGCGACGCACCCCGATCCGCGGGGACACGGACGTACAGGTCGACGGCGAGACGGTCACGCTCTCGGGCTCCGACAAGGAGGCCGTGGGGCAGACCGCCGCCGACATCGAACAGCTGACGAAGGTGACCGACAAGGACACGCGCGTCTTCCAGGACGGCGTGTACATCGTCGAGAAGCCCACCGGAGGTGCCTAACCAATGGCCGAAGAACTGGAAGACATCAGCGGTGTCGGTCCCTCGAAGGCGGACGCCCTTCGCGAGGCCGGCTACGAGACGGTCGAGGACGTGAAGGCCGCCTCCCAGTCGGAGCTCTCCGAGGTCGACGGCGTCGGCAACGCGCTCGCAGCGCGTATCAAGGCCGACGTCGGCGGACTGGAGGTCGACGAGGAGGCGGACGCGGAGATCGAAGACGAGACGGAAGAGGAGGAGGAGGCCGACGAGGCCGCCGCCGACGAGGACGTCGAGACGGAGCTTCGCCCCCGCGGTCACGCCGATAAGACGCCGGAACTGGACGACGAGACCGCTCGCGCGCTCGCACAGAAGCACCGCGAGGGGAAACCGCAGTTCAACCGGCAGGACTACCACAAGAAAAAGCGGATCCCGACGTCGTGGCGCAAGCCGCGCGGCGGGCTCTCCAAGCAGCGCCGCCGCATGAAGGCGAAGGGCCCCGTCGTCGAGGCGGGCTTCCGCTCGCCGAAGGCGTCGCGCGACCTGCACCCGAGCGGCTTCGAGGAGGTCCGCGTGCATAACACGGACGACCTCGAGGGCGTCGACGGCGACACGCAGGCCGTGCGGATCGCCTCGAAGGTCGGCGGTCGCAAGCGCGAACTGATCGAAGACGAGGCGGAGGAGCGCGAGATCCG is drawn from Halorubrum sp. CBA1229 and contains these coding sequences:
- a CDS encoding 50S ribosomal protein L6, which encodes MNRVEIEIPDDVSAETDHLELTVEGPNGSVTRRLWYPDVEVTVEDGVVAIASENEDAKTNATVGTFESHVANMIHGVTDGWEYTMEVYYAHFPMQVTVEGDEVVIENFLGERAQRRTPIRGDTDVQVDGETVTLSGSDKEAVGQTAADIEQLTKVTDKDTRVFQDGVYIVEKPTGGA
- a CDS encoding 30S ribosomal protein S8; translation: MTGNDPFTNALAGMDNAESVGHLSYTVEPASNIIGSVLEVLYDRGYVDGFEYVDDGKAGKFEVELKGAINECGAVKPRYSAGADEFEKWEKRYLPARDYGTLIVTTSHGVMSHYEAREEGIGGQVIAYVY
- a CDS encoding 30S ribosomal protein S14 — encoded protein: MSEANNDTGEHAAKRTSTRHTCRRCDREQGLVGKYDINLCRQCFREVARDMGFEKYS
- a CDS encoding 50S ribosomal protein L32e, with the protein product MAEELEDISGVGPSKADALREAGYETVEDVKAASQSELSEVDGVGNALAARIKADVGGLEVDEEADAEIEDETEEEEEADEAAADEDVETELRPRGHADKTPELDDETARALAQKHREGKPQFNRQDYHKKKRIPTSWRKPRGGLSKQRRRMKAKGPVVEAGFRSPKASRDLHPSGFEEVRVHNTDDLEGVDGDTQAVRIASKVGGRKRELIEDEAEEREIRVLNPTYVEVEVDDDE
- a CDS encoding 50S ribosomal protein L5; protein product: MSEAESASHEMREPYLEKVVVHMGVGEGGEPLADAEEIIEEITDQQSVRTTSKRTIAEFGIRKGDPIGVKVTLRGEDAHEFLATALDTVDVSQSQFDDTGNLSFGVEDHTDFPSQEYNPNIGIYGLDVTTTIVRPGYRVSKRDKATASIPEKHRMTAEDAAAFLETNFDVEVTE